The following nucleotide sequence is from Primulina tabacum isolate GXHZ01 chromosome 2, ASM2559414v2, whole genome shotgun sequence.
ACGTTAATACATTCCATAGTCGTTCTTGTTCTGAGATTATACACGCGATATGCACGACTATTGgatgaataaccaagaaataaacaCTTGTCACTTTTAGAGTCAAACTTTGCAAGATGGTCTCGgtcattcaaaacataacatacacacccaaaaacatgaaattacTTCAGGTTTGGCCTATTTCCCATGATGATTTCATAGGATGTCACAGTAGAACCACTCCTTAAGTACACAcgatttgaaatatgacatgctGTGTTTAAGGCCTCGGCCCAAAATCGttttgaaatattctttgaaCTCAACATGACCCTAGCCATTTTTTGCAGTGTCctattctttctttcggctattccattttgttgaggagtcttaggggccgaaaattcatgaGTTATCCCTCTCTTTTCACAGAATGATATAAAGTGtgagttttcaaattctttaccaTGGTCGGTCCTTATCTTACCAACCCTCAAATCATGTAGATTAGTAATCTTAGCatgtaatttcttaaaaacagcAAATGTGTCGgatttttctctaagaaaaCTTACCCATGTAATGCGAGAGAAATCATCCACACAAACACAtgaatacttcttacctccaaggctttccacttccattggacccataagatccatgtgcaagagttcaagacaccgtgttgtcccaaagtgttgcaacacttgatGGGGAACACGTGTTTGCTTACCCTTTTGACATGCACCACAAACATAAGGAATTCCAGAGGATAAattaggcatacctctcacAGCATCGTACTTACCAAGGTTCTTTAATGTCTTGAAGTTTGCATGACCCAATATTTGATGCCACAAGTTTAGTTCACTcacttttgaatgattgcacacaGGGTCCTCTCCAAGTTGATAACAATTGTCAGccgaccttgtacctgtcaaaATACAATGTATCAGTattatcaaaaacttcacaattgtctttatcaaacttaacatgtaaaccatcatcacaaagttgacttatgcttattaagtttgagttaagTCCTTCGACATAAAGCACATTGTGTAGACTAGGCAGTCCATCAACATTCAAGGTCCCTTTGCCAGCTATTCTTCCTTTAGCACCTCCACCATACGTCACATGTTCATTCCTTAGTTCAACATAGTCAGTCAAATAGTCTTTAGAACCTGTCATGTGGCGTGAACAGCCACTGTCAAAGTATCATATtcctgcaatgttagtttttaacgAAGTATAAATAACAGAACATTGAATATTAGCCTTTGGCACCCAAACCCTTTTTACCGATGGTTTCCTATTGGCAGTGTTACGCCGGGTGTTGTACAACACCTGTGGCAACACCTGTTCAGATTCCCATCTTTTGTAGTCATCTCTCAGTTTAAAACAGTAGGGTTTGATATGATCAGGTCTAAAGCAATAGTGGCAGATAAAGTGGCGTTTTCTGGACTTGGACTTCTTTGTAGATATTTGCCTCTTTGATGAAACACCTTTTTCAGTGTATGTAGCATTCGAGATTTCAGCACTTCCTTTGACAAAGACAGTTGGTTTTCTTTCAGTGTTGGAAGACTCTCCTATTTCAAACTGGTGATTCGTATAACCAAGTCCAGCTTTGTCATTATTTCCAATCATCAAGAGTGAATCAAGTTTGGATGAACTTGAATTAAGCTTCGCAAGAATTTGAGCTGCTTCTCCAAGCTCTTCCTTGACTTTGCATAATTCCAGATCTTTCTTGCTTAAGATTACTTCAAGTCGTGATCCTTATGACTTCAGCTCAGTGTTCTCTTTGGAGAGAATTGCACTCactttatttcttttgatccaGTCTTCATACAATTCTTCATACATTGTCTGCACACTTTCCAGAGTGACTTCATCATCATCTACTTCTTGGTTTTCAGACTGACTTGATTCACCAAGGGTTGTAGAATTAAGACACACTGAATTTGACGAGATGTTGCGACCAGGTATTGCAACACCTGTGGCAACACCCAAAGGATTGATTTGCATTGAACGCTTCTCCTTGATCACAGCAGACAACGATGTGTGATTTTCAGATTCATTTGATCCTTGATCATCATCAGACTCTTCATCACTCAAAGTGACAGCCATGCCTTTGTTTCTCCGAAGTCGATTGGCACACTCATTGGCATAGTGTCCAAATCCAGAACACTCTCTGCATTGTACTGAGtccaaatttctgacatttgatTGGATTTGCAATTCAGTTTTTGGTCGAAATTTTCCTTTCATAGGAGTAAACTTTTGAGCTTTTGCAGAAGTGGTGATATTGGGCAACACagatttttgtccaattttcttcttctctctcattttcttcaagTATTCACTGAATTTTTTAGTAATTAGAGAGATAGAATCTTCATCTAAATCAGATTCATTCACTTCTTTAGATATTTGAAGGATTTCATCATAAGAGTCAGTTGAAACTTCAAGGGCTATTGTCTTCCTTTTATTCCTTCTTTTGTAAATCaagattcatctcaaaagttctGAGGGAACTCATTAATTCATCCAGGTTGAATGTTGAAGTGTCTTTATATTCTTCAATTGCACAAACTTTGACATTAAATTTCTCAGGTAGAGATCTTAAAACTTTGTTCACCAATCTTTCATTGGACATGGGATCTCCAAGACTGTGAGCTTCATTAGAAAATTGTCTCAACCGACTATCATACTCAAGAATAGACTCATTGTCCTCCATTCTCAggctttcaaattttgatgccACCATCCTTAGCCTAGTTTTACGCACACTCTCGGATCCTTCACAATGTTTCTGAAGTATATCCCAAGCTTCTTTGGCACAAACACAATTGGTGATTAAACTAAACATCCTTGTGTCAACAGACGAGAATATAGCATTGAGAGCCTTGGAATTAAAATTTGACGTTTGCACTTCATCGATTGTCCATGTACTTTCAGGTTTGAGCCGAGTGTCTCCATCAGCATCCTCAATCTTTGGTGGACTCCAACCATCAAGTACACGCTGCCAAGCTCTTTCTTCAATTGATTTAATAAAAACCCTCATCTTTACTTTCCATAATGCATAGTTTGATCCATCCAATACGGGAGGTCTAAAAACAGTGTTTGTTGATGCTTCCATGATACTTTTCCACctggaaaacaaaacaaaacaggaTCTCACTTAGTAGCGTCAAGtggaggctctgataccaattgaaagttCCGTTTCCACAGAGTGAATGTGACGAGggtgagtgttgtgtgtatcagaatgtaggtgttgtgcgtaggtgttgtaacacccaagacaacatgcagcgaaaaTTATAGTTTAACACACTAACACGCAACTTGAATGATAACAATACGAGATACGAGagataaattatgcacaagtataagcggtgcctcagggcaaaataattcactagaaaaacttgtaagtttacaaaaaccaatactagtgaaagaataaaacaactcccttattaaggcgagtaacaaattgcatcataaacctctaacaaaccgtataaccaaaatacataggatgcatcaactgagaagtgaaaaagtcttcaaaaatcagcgcactaatcaaaacagtgattaggtgttgtcttcagatgttgtcagcacttcacagcaacactttatcaacgacgcgagattgcttcaatcagaaaatattttcttcgtaCAAATGCATCTCTGTCTCTCCGAAAGTTTTATGCTCTATATCGTCCCTCTCTAtcgtttcttctcctttgagtcctatttaacatagaaacccaatttcattaggaaacaaactctttttaaaacaaggataatatcttaaagatattgtgatatcatatcttaaagatattatgatatcatatcttaaaaatattatgagtcatatcaaatatagtcttatatcacatattgaatttatacgagatcatatcatcaatttcgagattattctcatgtctagaaaggcaaaatattaaagataaaaaaggaaaatatatcaagAAATAAAATTACTTTCAATATGCTTGAGATTACGGAATGTACAATTTTCAAGAGAAATGctaccaattttttttaaaaaaaaaaacgaccAAATGACTTGTTTTACACATATATTTCAAAACCAACATATACATCGTTTTTTTACACTATATCCCCTCTCTCAGTGGCATTTCACCATGTGAATATGATATTGAAAGTCAAAAGCACCATCACATTTGTAACTAAATATGATATAGTAAATCACCATATAACTAAAATAACCATCCTCTTAATAACCTCACCATCATAGCAAAGAAAGCTTGGGGGATATCTCCAATTAGCAATAACGTCTCCAAGTAAAAACACATAACCTCACGAATCAAAGTTTCAATAAGCTCCAATTTATGATCTCATATCATCTTTGTACTAAGTACtaccattaaaaaaaacaaaacaaaaacaaagcaAATTAGCCTAAGTATCTAAAGCCGTAATTTGGTCAAATCAATGTCCACACAACAAAAGTTGTTTAACAACCTAGTTCCCACAAAGTTCAAGATCTTACTCAAAACGACTTAAAATGGCATAATTTCCCAAAAATTTCAGTTTCCATGCAATGCGAAATAAAGTTTAATATCTCCAATATAAGTAGCACATCAAATCAAAATATGAACATATCCCGAACCAGTTGATAAACAATGATTGCTATTTGATCAAAACAAAATGTTCATAATGAAAGTGACTCGAAAGCCTGTTTTTCCACAGTATATTCatcaacctctcatataaattGTCAACGAAAATTAAAATACCTTAAATACATGGACGACTATGATCATCCATATGAGTACAAGCCATAGACAAATATTCCAATTGCAACTCTGTTGCTTTTCTTTATCATTTGCCTCACTTTTATGTATCATATCTGCACTATCAATATCTCACAACTCTTGACATTGAATTTCACTTATCAGCTGTTGCAATGTGGTTTTCCATGTGGAGATTGCAGTCATCTCCTTACCTACTCGCTCTATTCAATCATATATCTCTTTAATAACGGGCTAAACCATTGGCTTATAAAGCACAGCAGCAGatgatttcaaataattatCTTTTGCTATAATCTTCCCAACTTGGTTCCTACCATCATGGGGCTGTAGGAGAGATCCAGCGGTACAAtccaaatatattataatttgtcaaacttttaaaataattcgtTGAACTTCACAAGCCTCTTTTTCTAACATCGCATCTTCATCCTCCTCAATCGTA
It contains:
- the LOC142537124 gene encoding uncharacterized protein LOC142537124 produces the protein MEASTNTVFRPPVLDGSNYALWKVKMRVFIKSIEERAWQRVLDGWSPPKIEDADGDTRLKPESTWTIDEVQTSNFNSKALNAIFSSVDTRMFSLITNCVCAKEAWDILQKHCEGSESVRKTRLRMVASKFESLRMEDNESILEYDSRLRQFSNEAHSLGDPMSNERLVNKVLRSLPEKFNVKVCAIEEYKDTSTFNLDELMSSLRTFEMNLDLQKKE